tttccaggaGGAGGGAATATCCTCTTGGTACTTTACATCCCGATTATCTCGAGGCCTAGATTGAATTAGGATGAAGTCTTTTAATGACTTGCTTAGATTCATAGATTTATACCATCATGAACTTCATCCATATTAAATGGAAAGGATTATTATTATGTGCACCTTTTGTGAACAAGGTTTTACACAAACAAACACTAATACATATGGGCTCGCAATTTGTGCTAGCATGACTTGATCATTTTTGGAATTGTGTCgatctaaaatatataattttgtttCTACATGCCAAATAACTTAATCACGATGACAATGTGTTAATTCGTGCAAATTCTTATCAACATATAAATTGAACGTGTTGTGTCATATTCggatttctttttataattcttaTCTCATATCATGTTTGTATTGTGCGAAGATAGGCCGTACATAACATAGCCAGCCCCAAATACATGTAGAATtgaccgaaaagaaaaaaaaaatgattcaaatTGCTAAACCAAGCAAATCAAATTGTTTTGTAGTTTTGTTCGCctgaaaaggtttttttttttttttttttaaaaaactgtCCTTATTATTAAATCAAGCTATGGTGAAGGCTTACTGTAGAAAAAGTGGTTATATTTTTAACCGAACACATCTAATTGGTGGCTTAcaaattagggaaaattgtccaattagtcctaaatctattgcatagatgtcaattcagtcctttttttttttttttaattttgtcaatttagttataaatctttacACAAAATTTTAACGTAATCCTTCtcaaaaattttattgaaaattgcGGACGTGGCAATGTGTTATGTAAGATGACTGGTGATGATTGAATCATCACGTCAACGATTTTTGGCAAATATTGATAAAAACTATATTataattttgcataaaattttatgactaaattggtaaaatttaaaaattttagaatagaattaaCATTCATGCAATAGGATTACGAATTATTAACACCATCCACATGTAAACTTAAGTGAAAGTAAAAGTGGTTGATGTCATTTTTgtgattaattaataaaaggCATGGTTAAGGGAAATATTTCGAACTAGGGACAGAGGGAAACTTTATTCCGAGGACTCAACCAATGGCTAAAATAACCAGTGTAATAACAAGAAAAATGGACTCTATTCAAATTTATTAACTGTCACAagagtattaaaaaaatgaatttgtcaTAGTTGTTTTTAACTATAAATCAAGCGTTTATTAAGCATCTCTCACACACGTATAATGccactttatatttttttatttgaagcaATGTgcattgtgaatttttttttttttaaatgagggcgcttcaaacttttatttgaaattttcccttatcAAATGGTCCAATATTCCATTAAAAATGTAAATACGTCTAACAAATGTGGTtgaaatttgtcattttctacTTCAGATTAATTGGTTCAATCGCATGTCTTAACATGTAAGAATTTTAGCCAACCGAAAGATAGATTCGGATCAAATGTATTACTTTACGATTTTTTATGTGACAAAAATCAACTTGGGTTAAATGCATCCGATGGTTCAAATTCgagatttttaatgatattaatcCTATAGAGTGTGAAATGCGTCTTTAATGTGGATTGTCGAACGATTATTCCACGTGACAAGAAATCTGAAGTTAGAGGAGTCGACAAGAGAAGGGTACCAAAAACAGTTTTACGTTGTCGTATAAAAGACagcaaataaaagcaaaagaaaataggTGGTCCGAATTTTCGGGGAAAACGAGAAAATTGAcatcctctctgtctctccactctctctctctctctctgtgtctctcaCGCAGGTGGTGTGCTCGAGGAGGAGGGTGGAGAGGCGAGATCTGAGGGAGAGAGCGATTTAGATTAAAGAAAGAAGGCAAAAAGACGCCGCCTTTGATTCGGTGAAGATGGATCAGGTGCTCAACAAGGTGGGCACGTATTGGTTCAGCAAGAAGGCCAACAAGGAGATCAACTCCGTCGGCGATGACATCAATGTACGTCCCTCTCCCTTCTCTCGCTTTCGCATTCCTCCGTCTCCACGTGATGTTAGTTGGTGTGGTTTCGGTTGAGCAAATGTTGTTCATGGGCCCGATTTCGtgttgaatttttccttttcgcgGCGAGATTGGGGTTGGCTCGGTGATGGGTCGGTGCGATGTTGGGAGATGGGTCTCGAATTGATCGTGCGGCGCGGCGCGATGTGGTTTTGATTTGGTGATTGTGGCGTTTGAAATGCAGCTGCGATGGCCAATTTTGTGAGGATTGGGAGAATGACGCTTGTAAGAGGGCGGGAGGTCGGTTGTTTTTCTGCATTTTCGAGAATTGGGTTTTTTTCCCACGTTATTTCTGGCAATTTAGTGCCGTTGTTCTTGTTTAACCTGTAAATTGGTATTGCCCATGAAAGTCCAGGACGACCGGCAATGTCTCATTCTATGATCATGTTGATTGGTGTGCTAGGTTGGGCTCTCTGTTTTATGATGGTCGATGATGATTTTAATCTTAGTATTGTGATCATGGTTGTTTGAATGCATTACATGGTTTTTCCTGTGCTGGCGTCATCTCAAATTCTATTTAGGTGCGGTTGTAATTCGGTAAGTGCGCGAGTGTGCCAATAGAGGGAAAGTTCTGATCGTGTGCTATAGCATCCATATGTGATGTGCTCTCTCGATATTGGCGAATTTCAGCATGCCGTCTAGGTCAAGGTCAGTTAGAGTATAGAAATTAGAATCCGTGGATCACTTTCGAATGTGAATGGGAACTGGAATAACAGTTTTCATCTATCTAAAGCAAGACATATGTGAGAACCATAAGAGTGCTATTATTTTGCTTAATCTGTGTTAGTCATATTTAAGCAGTCCCTTCCTATCATACTGGAAAATTCTTTTTCTACTATTAGATGTGGTGgcgcttttcaatatttttctggTGCGCATACTGTATACAGATGGGTATGTTGTCAAAGTAGTAGATGTTGACTGATCAATCCGAATGTTGAACTCTCTCAGCAATGTGCAAGGCTAATTTGTTTAGATTAACAACATTTTGCTTCAGATTATTATGACGACTTGGTTTGACCTGCAGCTTGATTTGATTACTCACTGTAGTTTCATAGTCTGGTGTTTGAAACTATATATGCCAAATTCAAAGTGTCCAAATCCTTTGAAGGATATTAAGGACATGGCTTTTGATTAGCATGAAAAAACTCGTGTTATGGTGCCTTCCTGTTATTTTTGGGTCAGCTCAACAGTAAGATGCACTAGATCTTCGATGGCTTTAGGTTCTCTGCTTTCTCATGGTAAACTTTCTTAGAAGTTGAAATTTACATCACTAGAAGACTTGATCTACAAATCTCAAGGTGACATTGTAAAGTAATCTGAAACGTACTCAATGGCTGTATAGATCCCTTGCaacttcattttcaagaaacaTCCATTAAGGGCACCCTTTCTCTTCTAATAAATCCTCATTTCAGATGTACGAATGAGACATATCACGGACTCTATTTATACTTTGTACTTTGGCTTCtttcatcaaataatatttCTGGTATGCTGACACATCTATTTATTCTCCGATAGTCATTGTCCAGCAGCATCGAAGGAGGAGCAAAATGGTTGGTTAACAAAATCAAAGGTTTGGTTAAACTGCAATCTGCAACTTATATGTCATATGCTTTGGTTGCTCATTATATGCTTGCTGCTATCCCTATGGCTTAAGTTTTCTAGTATCTTTGGAATTTCCATCTAGCGAGGAGGGTGGTAATCTCTTGAGGATGGATGCAGAAGTTTGAAATTATTCTGCAACTTATCATCAAGTTGGTTGTCAATTTGGTGCTATAACTTGCCcagatttttaaattgaaaatgtgCCGTAATAGTCTACcttgattgaaagaaaaattcatggTTTTCTTAGGGTTCTCTCTTCCCTAGCAAGAATTTATAGAGAGAAATTAAGGATTGTGGATGCTAGTAGAACTTGTTACTGATTTTCTGCAAAAAATGTAGCTATGAGACATAAACTTGTGACTTCTCAGACCCATTGGCATTCTTTAATGCATGAAATTTTCATCAACTGTGCTAGGCTAATTGCATCCTGGTGCTTGTGGGCATGGTCAAGTTAATTGCATAGAACTTCTTGATATGATCTGGGTGCATGACACAGTTGAGATGTCAGTCATCATAAATCCATTGAGTATCATAAGTATAGGCAGTTAGTGGTCTTGAGAAACATTTACCACCACTGGGTTGTTTTAAGGCATTTCTCCTTTGTCTTTCTTTCCATTCTTCTATAAATGTCTAAGTTACAAATCTGATCTGCGGCAGAGTGGGAGATTTCATCCGTCGTAGTGATGTGGACATTGTCCTTAATAGGGAATAATTGACTTTCCATCGATGCCCTTTTCTGCAGGGAAGATGCAAAAACCACTTCCAGAACTCCTAAAGGAATATGACCTGCCAGTTGGGATATTTCCTCGCGATGCAACAAACTATGAATTTAATGAAGAGACAGGAAAGCTCACAGTCTTCATACCCACAATCTGCGAAGTGGGCTACAGGGACTCTTCGGTTTTACGCTTTTTCACCACAGTTACTGGATATCTTGAGAAAGGGAAACTGGCAGACATAGAAGGGATGAAAACAAAGGTGATGATATGGGTGAAAGTGACGGTGATATCAGCTGAAGGATCAAAGCTTCATTTAACTGCTGGGATGAAGAAAACCCGGAGCAGAGATGCTTATGAGGCTCTCAGAGATGGAGTAATTGTAGATAAGTTCTAAAACACGTGAAGCTTGTATTTGTTTACTTGGTACTGTTCTGATGAGCTTCTGTGCTTACAATGCTTTGAAGCAATGTGGCTTGATTAACTACTAGTGCGAAAACTTTCAAGTGTATGTAATCTTCATCTGTTCTAAATGTTTCTATCATGGTGTTAGCCCAATCTCAAGATCTGTTCTTGTCAGAATTCAATGACTTTTGGGTAATTTGCATGAATTTGCAACCATAAGCAGAGTTGTCTGCCATGTTATTGAGGAATCAAAAGCTAGAGAGAGGGGCACATCGAATTGTGGATTGAATATGCCATTAAATTCTTCCGCTGTGAACTGTCAAGTACTTGTTTTTCTGTAGCTTTCTCATCTTGGAAAGCACCGTTGTGCATTTTGTGACGCTTACTGTAACATTTAAGAATAATGTGGAACTTCTGTTCTGTTCAGAAATCAAGTTATGGAAACCTCGCCAGCTACATTACTGGCAATTGGACTGTCCAGGAAGGAGAAGCAATAGATCCATTCGTCAGATGGGACCATCTCCTAACTCAAATTTGCACgacctttttttattctaaattagaTCCATCTTTAAATTGAATGCCAAACAATAGATCTATCCTAAAACTCTTTATCAAAGTAAgtgaaaaaacattttaaaatgattgaacttttgttaattttactgATGCAACTAATATAGTTGCTTTCgttcaaaataaatttcttttagGGGAACAACTACTATTTGAAGGAATTAATGAATCAAACTACTATAATATGTGCAGAAATTTAATTATGCGATCAACTAATGGAACATAAAAGTTATTGACAGTATAATTGATTTATCATCTTACAGTTTATTTTCCAgtctttttataataaatttaagaatgaagacttattaAATAGTTTAGCATAGTCAAATTTTCCATAAATGTTCCCGTGAATTAAAAGGTTTTATTCAAACTCATATGGACGATTTTATGAAAACATATAGCTTAAGGTATtctatttctaattaattttaggCCCCCGTAAGCTAGTTTTCTGTCAACTTAATTTGGTGGCGTAGTTCTTATTTATCGAAGGAAGGAATCAATGAAGTGAATGGCAAGGGAGACAGCAAAGCTTCGATGGGATGTGAAATAACAGTGACATTGAACAAGTCAATACTTACTAGGCACTCTTTTTTTATAGCAAAGTTACTTGATGAGCTCTCAACCTGGGTTGGTCCTCCAGCGCAAGCAGATCCTACGAGGGACGACTCCATTTGTGACCCAAGCAATGAATTGTTATACGGAACACCGATGGATTACAATATGCAAAACCAGGAAATTGTACCTGCCGATTCTCTTCTATGAAGTCTGTCTGTGCAAAGCAGGCTAAAGATCGCACCACTCACAAGCGAATTTCCAAACTCCGGTTGCTTGTGCCTGTGTAACCTATACCACAGAGATAATGTATGTAATCTCGGGTTGAATGTCATATATCAGTTCCGGATCAATGGCCTTTCCTGGATTGACATGGCCGACCCCGATGGTGAAGATATCTGCAGGTTGAAATATTTCATCCATGGaaagttttgattgtccatgAAGTTCAATTTTCGAGCAGAAGTCATGATGGCGGACTTAATAACGGCCTCAGGTGTCCAGTGGGGATAAGGTCTATTTACCAAAGCCGTGACTCCGCTGGGGTGAGGGCAAAGCACTGAAGTGCCAGACATCCTCCCATTTTTATCGgtcaaattctgatttttgtaTCATTGCTTCGAGGGAATTGTGATACTGATAACATGCTACGACTGAGATCAACAATGTCTGGCTTCAGAAGTCCTGGCCTAGCCAAGCTGGGCCACCTGAGGAGGAGGCAATTGCAGGAGCAGTTGGGTGTTGCAGCACGGTTCCTTTGAGCAGGATCATAACAGGAGGAGTTTTGCTGAGAAACGTATGCTTTGATCTTCTGGCCGCCAAGGACACCAAGATGAGACTAGGAGTTACTGAGCAGAGCAGCTGACGAGGATCCTGATTCTGAATGGCTGCAAATGAGCCTATGGCAATCATGTAATCGAGAAGTTGAGCAAAGCGACTTATGATTCAGACGTAAACATTCGATACTATTCACGATTGCAGCTTCAACCCTGCTAGTGAGTTCGCACAAGAACAAACTTAAAATTTTTCTCACAATCGATAGAGGTGTTCTTCAGGTGCCATGCCAACTGCTGTGCCGATAGCATGCCCAAGCGCATGCGCACGCTCCACAAAAGCACCATCAGTCGTGCCAGTCGTGTGAGTGCCCTACCCGATATCGTTGATTGGCAGAGTATCTTATTTTCCAAGCTGAGAGATGAGAAGAATCAGCACCAGTCAACTAGTCGTTACATTCAGAAATTTTGTAATCGCACCCTGCTTTCCATTCAGCCCCTGGAGGCGTCATCGGGGTACCAAATGCATGGCGGTTGGGCCATCATCCTCGGTCCATCTGCGAGTcgtttagagaaaaaaaaaaagaaaaagagttctCCCGGGACAGTACGGTCTGACACAGATCCTAGCTTCTGGTGGCATCGACTTCATTTGGATCCGGTCTTGCTGCATAACGATCATCACGTGTTGGTCAATAATGTAAGTTCGAAGGTTGCTGCTTGCTGGATCATTGGCAAGAGCAAACTGGACATGGACAATGGGCGACGAGATTACGGTCGTCTGTCCTACGGTAGATCGTGAGCTCTAGCGTCCGAAATTATGTTCTGTTTTGAAGAGACTGAACAGGGCATCTACTTTGCTGGTTACAGCACAACCTAGGTTGGTCCTCCACAATAATTTGTTTCTATTAACTTCTGTACTTAGGTTCAGAACTCGCTTAACTTGGTTTAATGATTATCCTAAGATCGCATGAGttaaaacaaaagtttaaaaaagCGATTTTCaactaaatataataaaaaaaattcacctaATATAGCTCTAATATTCGGTTCTTTTGAGAAGATTCATATGACTACGATATACGATGAATTTTTTCCTTGGCAAATAATATccaataatttgacaattgtAGTTGAGCTCTTCACTTTGATTTGCTACTTTTAAATAAAACGAGAAAAATCGTCCTcaatcttttggcttttttatataataaaaatttgaaacctGCAAAGTGagcctcccttttctttctttgtttttttggtcgaaagtgaGCCGCCCTTTTCCGTTGTCAAAATTTGTGGCTGAGGCACGGATATGCAAGCATTTTCTAATTCAAATTGTGGACGACACTCTTTCATATATCGTTCTGATTTTATTTCTGCCTGAACTCACAGTtgtcaaatcaaaatataaattgtaAATCAAAGTATCAAATTTATGATTGGTGAATAGATAATCCGATTGAAATGTGAGATtcgtcaaaaaataaaaataaaccaaCATTAGTTTCTGTTGACTTACACATACGAAAGTTTGAGTAAAGCTAGGTTTATAAGtttcaaataatataaacaGTGTTTATGTGTCATTTTATTCTTGTAATACtttgaaattatcaaaatattttatataacatGAAATTCGACAAAAATTATCCCATTTGAATCGAGAGACTTGAATTCAATTCTGGGTCAAGAGATCTGACAACTGAGTATTACATCAAATTGAATACCCATATATTTATCAATTAAAACTTAATGAATCAAATCATAAGACGCAAATCGAATACAGAactatattgataaaaataccTGGAATATCAAAGAAGAATACCCTCTGAGAGCACCTAGAATCTTTTCACGATAGAAAGCATCTAAAGATTGTCGAtgaattgaggaagaagacatTTTTGGGCTAGAATACGGACCACCTAGGACGATTCTCTACGTAACACCGCAATGTAGACAAAGCATGGAAAGCGGCCGTCCACTTCAGTCGAGAGAGAGACCATGTCGACCTCTCCATAATATCTAAAGCTCTTGACCTTAATCGAAAAGAGAACGAGAAATGGCAGAGAGTGGCATCTCCTGCATGCCTTagccaaaagaaaggaaaaaaagaagataaaacataattaattacaGTTCAGGACAAATGTATTGTACGTCGTATGTGAAGGCAGAGTACTTCGTTTCCAATGGTTCCACGAAAGCACAACACTAGTTCTTcgctatgtagcaccgacacggatACGTGATACGTGATATGACACGtcaacacgtcatttcttaaaaatagaaaatttcgacacgttccgacacgttgtatattagatatatttttatatataaatacataaataataataataataataataataataataataataataataataataataataataataataataataataataataataataatagcctagaattaatttacacaaaacatattaaataatatcattcattattttaatttgttacaataatacacaaaacttagaggaaaaaaacattgtttaaagaaaaatgctgaaatgatatttttaaatttatttatttatcatatatagcattttttattacttctttcagagtaaaagacttttaaaaaaaataaaacaattctaaaaaaaaaactgaaaaaaaaaaattgaccctgtgtgtgtgtatttatagcaattttattacttcttttattatttcttttgtgtatatttatattttgacccctcaagtattataaatttttaaaattgaccccgtgcgtgtcggaattctggactcgcgtgtcggagcgtgtcggaaagagttgaccacgtgtcgggaCGTTGTCGGAGTGTGTCgaacacgtgtcggagtgtcggacacgacacgaaggcttccagagaatgtccgtgctacataggttcttcgtcatcatctttgAACTTGCACCAGAGAGAGGTCGAACACCGATTCGATTGCTCATTCGCTTATCGCAGTATTATTTGATATCCACTAATTGCCCTTAATCCTATATTTAGGAGTTGTGTGGTCTTCATCTTTAAATTTATGGATAAGTGCACtcgaaatcctaaaacttgtcataaaagtataattaagtcctacaattttcaataaatgtCATTGAGTCCTAAAATATGTTACGAAAGTGTAACAaagttttaataatttcaagaagtgtaatcgagtcctaaaacttattagattggtttaatcaagtcatttcgttaattgtatattttgaaattttaaagaCTCGATTGCATCTTCgtgataaatttcaaaatttccattgcactttttgaaagatttaggattcgATTAcattttcgtgataaattttagaattcgattgcaatttttgaaagttttttaGGACTTCATTAtgctttcatgataaattttagggcTTTTGGTGCATTTATTCCCTGGATTTAGAATAGTCCAGCCTTGAAGTTGCTGGTACAACTCTTACTGCGAAATCCAAAATACAGCTGAACGTATTGGCTGGATTCCTTTGGCTCCTGGTGCTTCGCATGCATTAGTAACCTCGGCTTTTACTGTCGTTGAGCCGTTGGAAGAAGGACTTCGAGGTCTCGTAGGTCGACCAACAGATCGCGGCAGCTGGTGCGTGGAAGAGCATCCTCGGAAGCCATCCTCTCATGAGCCCACGATACCCGTCTTTGTTCACCACAGCTCGAATGACGTCCCTGATCGAACTGCTTGAGAATCTATCGCAACCGCAGACTCCCTGCACATTCATGGTGAAGAACAATAGTTTTCGTTTTGTCCTAAAACTACCGATATCGCTAAAGCAGTAATCGGAGCTACGTAAAAAACAAACCAGAGCACGGATAACAGTGGTTGTAAATGATATGAACCCAAGATGCTCAGACAGCTGAGGAAACTCAATGAATGTAACTGTCAAACAGAGAGGGAGAAGTAATAACCACGAAAGTGATTATGTACTTCACTAGAGAAAACTCAACTGACGACTCACTATTCACTCTCCCCTgaccaaaaatttcaaaggagCATACGAATGGTTCAGGGCCAAAATGGATAGATAACATGGTCTGCTAGTGCTATACAACTAAACATGCTTCTGTTCACTGCATCAAGACCAACTAAAAAATCTTCAGGCTTTGTCTGGAGACAGCATTCCCTAATGTCCACATATCAGAAGAAACTTTTTTACTTGTGGCTTTGCTGTATTATGACTCTGTCAACAACTTCTCCGTTTGGCATGATAGAAGACTACCATTCATGTACTTCAGGAACCAGGAGAACAGAACATGACCACTTTTAGGGTATGTTTATTTCACTGAAAACTCGAGATTTGAAagatatttttcgaaaaatgatcgtttgtattgctttaaaaaatgaacgaaTGCAAAATGTTATCATCACCCATGAAAATTGTTAGACTTAAATTGTGAGtgataataacaaaatttcCGCTAACTAATTTTTCTGAACGACATAACTAATCATTTTTTCTAAATCTTAAGTTTTCCATAAGATAAATGCACGCCTAATTTCTACGAGGAGGTGTAAGCAATTAGCACACTGGCACTAAACAAGAGCACACATTTAACACCATAAAAACAGAACTTTGATGACGATACCGATAGACACTCTTCCTTGGGTTGAGTCATTTCTCATTACCTGGCATTGCAGCTGTGTCTTGACCACGTCGAGCGGAGTCGTGACTGCAGCCGCCAACGCCCCTGCTGCCGCCCCGGCCGTCGCGTGCACCACCAGGCTCTCGTCACTTGCTGATTCCACCAAGAATGCCTCCATCAGACCCCGCTTTGCAGCCTCGTATGTTGCGAAGTGCACCGCCGTGAAGGGCGCGTTCATCACGACAGTCGTCCGGTACGATGCATAGAACGCCCCGATCCCTTCCTCCACCAGGACCCGCCTCACGCAGTCGCCCACCCCCCGGTACGGGCTCCTCTCCAGCTGCAGCCGCTGCTTCACCATGTCCAATGGGGTGATCACCGCATCGCTTGCCACGGTCGCGCACACCCCGGCCGTGGCGTGGGCCACGGGGTTGTTTGGGTCACCAGAAGAGAGGGACTCCTTGAAGAGCTCGTAGATGGAGAAGTAGACTGCATGGGCCGGTCCGGCTCCAAGACCCATCGCGCCGATGCCCCGGTAGAGCCCGGCCGGGCCTTCGAGCTTCAGGATGGAGGTGAACGCCTGGCGGACTCCAGGTTGGGTCCGGCACGACCCGGCTAGGGCCTGCATGCGAGTCTTGAGGGTGTCCACGGGGAACATGGCCATATGCTCGACGGAGCCGGCAATGGAGCCGGCGACCATGTATTGCCAGAACAAGAGGCCATCGTGGTGGTAGGTAGAGACGGTAAGTTCAGGGCTGAAGTCCGGTGGTTTGGCTACAGGTCGGTATTGGGGAGAGATGTCAGTGGCGGCCATGGAgcggtggtggaggtggtggtggtggtgaggagGGAGGTGTGGTTGGGGGGGTTTAAAAAGGGGAGAATATTATTGGCGTTTGGAGATCACTTTCGGGGTGGAATAAGAATGGGCTTTATATCCATGctcaattattttcttcttagtGATACTTTTGGGATGTGGGATGGGATGGAAAGAGACGGCACTGGgcaatatacatatatgtatagaTTTTTCTGGGCAAGTTAGCATATCCTACAAACTCACATTGCTAGTTTAAGTGCCCAGAACTCCTAAAATCTTCTCAAGTACCTAGGCTCACATAATAGACTAAAGTTAAATGGTCTAACTTTTAAATTCAAGTTCGAgctcgataatttttttaaaaaaatttaattaggctttacatTTGAGTGGTTATCCATTTCGAGCAGGTTTCTTATTTTGTATCTAATTCTTTTCTATATATAACAAGTGTCTTTGTTATGATGAGTATTCAAGAGGCTGATTCTTTAAGAATTACACTTTAAAACAATTCGAGAGGGTTGAAGCCAGTAAGTCTTGAATTACACCCTATAATAATTAATGTATGAGATCAAAAGATTATTTCGTGAGCGATTGCGGAGCTAAACAATGTGTAGATTATTGGATATAATTAGAGGCTAGAAAATATTGAGAGTATTTGAGCGATTGGAGAGTATTTGTAATCTCTATTGCACTGCTTGATCTATAATAGAGTCTTGTGCTCTCTCCTTGTGGATATAAATCACGTTGACTGAATCATGTAAATTTGATATCTGATTATTTTCTTGCTTTGTGCATTTCTTGTTCGAATTGCTTGGTTTTGCcaacaatttttattaaagCAAGGCTTTGGCTGAGTTGAAGTGAATCATGGCGATAGATTTAAGGAAATgttaaaatcaaaagatttaatagGAAAGATTTTGGTTTTTGAAGATGCATATTGAGGATTAGCTCTATCTGAGGAGTCTGCATTTACTCTTATTTAGGAAAAAGCTAGAGTTAATGAAGGAAACTGATTGGAATGTGTTGGATAGACAAACATCAGCTAACATTGACTTGTAAAGTCAAGTTTAACATCGATTGATTAATaagtaaatatatttttaatcccttctttttcttagaTATGGATTGTCTTCTCAAGGAGGCCATCACCAGTAAATAAAGTTTTCGAGTTGAGGTGGATAGAATTGGTAAGgttttttaataattgtttTAGTTTAAACTATTGCAAAATGATTAACTATGTTGTTGTTTCTTTGGTTTTCAAGTGGTTAAAATTTAGAGAAATCTTTTATGGATGGATAAGGAATAAGATTTTATAATTCGtgttttattttatgtatttaaaatcttttattgtttattttattttacatgttcatCTTTTATGGATTGTTA
The sequence above is drawn from the Eucalyptus grandis isolate ANBG69807.140 chromosome 11, ASM1654582v1, whole genome shotgun sequence genome and encodes:
- the LOC104426359 gene encoding uncharacterized protein At5g01610, which codes for MDQVLNKVGTYWFSKKANKEINSVGDDINSLSSSIEGGAKWLVNKIKGKMQKPLPELLKEYDLPVGIFPRDATNYEFNEETGKLTVFIPTICEVGYRDSSVLRFFTTVTGYLEKGKLADIEGMKTKVMIWVKVTVISAEGSKLHLTAGMKKTRSRDAYEALRDGVIVDKF
- the LOC104426360 gene encoding mitoferrin, producing MAATDISPQYRPVAKPPDFSPELTVSTYHHDGLLFWQYMVAGSIAGSVEHMAMFPVDTLKTRMQALAGSCRTQPGVRQAFTSILKLEGPAGLYRGIGAMGLGAGPAHAVYFSIYELFKESLSSGDPNNPVAHATAGVCATVASDAVITPLDMVKQRLQLERSPYRGVGDCVRRVLVEEGIGAFYASYRTTVVMNAPFTAVHFATYEAAKRGLMEAFLVESASDESLVVHATAGAAAGALAAAVTTPLDVVKTQLQCQGVCGCDRFSSSSIRDVIRAVVNKDGYRGLMRGWLPRMLFHAPAAAICWSTYETSKSFFQRLNDSKSRGY